The following are encoded together in the Microbacterium hatanonis genome:
- the rpsO gene encoding 30S ribosomal protein S15: MPLESDAKKAIIEEYATHPGDTGSPEVQVAMLTQRIKDLTEHLKEHKHDHHSRRGLFLMVGQRRRLLGYLQDIDINRYRSLIERLGLRR, from the coding sequence ATGCCACTCGAGTCTGACGCCAAGAAGGCGATCATCGAAGAGTACGCGACGCACCCCGGTGACACCGGATCCCCCGAGGTGCAGGTCGCGATGCTGACGCAGCGCATCAAGGACCTCACCGAGCACCTCAAGGAGCACAAGCACGACCACCACTCGCGTCGTGGTCTGTTCTTGATGGTGGGTCAGCGCCGTCGTCTGCTCGGCTACCTCCAGGACATCGACATCAACCGTTACCGGTCGCTGATCGAGCGTCTCGGACTCCGCCGCTAG
- a CDS encoding isopenicillin N synthase family dioxygenase, translated as MSDLNLPVLDLSLLDQGPDAAARFRDELRAATHDVGFFYLVGTGVTPELEARLNRVAREFFELPDADKLAIENVKSPHFRGYTRVGGERTQGKVDWREQIDVGPERAAIETPGPDYERLTGPNLWPAAQPELREVVSEWHDRLTGIARKLLRAWALALGADEEYFDRHFGDPSTLIKIVRYPGKEDPTPQQGVGAHKDSGVLTLLWVEPGKGGLQVQRDGQWVDAPPVPGSFVVNIGELLEYATQGYLIATNHRVISPRYPDDRISVPFFFNPALDARLPIIELPAELAAAARGVTEDPTNPIHATYGENALKSRLRAHPDVAEIHHPDLVAARAASASA; from the coding sequence ATGTCCGATCTGAATCTGCCCGTTCTCGACCTCTCGCTCCTCGACCAGGGGCCGGATGCTGCGGCCCGGTTCCGCGATGAACTCCGGGCCGCAACGCACGACGTCGGCTTCTTCTACCTCGTCGGCACGGGCGTGACCCCCGAGCTCGAGGCGCGACTCAACCGCGTCGCCCGCGAGTTCTTCGAGCTGCCCGACGCCGACAAGCTGGCGATCGAGAACGTCAAGAGCCCCCACTTCCGCGGGTATACCCGCGTCGGCGGCGAGCGCACCCAGGGCAAGGTCGACTGGCGCGAGCAGATCGACGTCGGACCCGAGCGGGCCGCGATCGAGACGCCCGGTCCCGATTACGAGCGACTGACCGGCCCGAACCTCTGGCCCGCCGCCCAGCCCGAGCTGCGCGAGGTCGTCTCCGAGTGGCACGACCGCCTCACCGGCATCGCTCGCAAGCTGCTGCGCGCCTGGGCGCTCGCGCTCGGTGCCGACGAGGAGTACTTCGACCGACACTTCGGCGACCCCTCCACCCTCATCAAGATCGTGCGCTACCCCGGCAAGGAAGATCCCACCCCGCAGCAGGGCGTCGGCGCGCACAAGGACTCCGGCGTCCTGACGCTGCTGTGGGTCGAACCGGGCAAGGGGGGCCTGCAGGTGCAGCGCGACGGGCAGTGGGTGGACGCCCCGCCCGTACCCGGATCGTTCGTCGTGAACATCGGCGAACTCCTGGAGTACGCCACCCAGGGCTACCTGATCGCCACGAACCACCGGGTGATCTCGCCCCGCTACCCCGACGACCGCATCTCGGTGCCGTTCTTCTTCAACCCCGCACTCGACGCGCGGCTCCCGATCATCGAGCTCCCCGCCGAGCTCGCAGCCGCAGCCCGGGGCGTCACGGAGGACCCCACCAACCCGATCCACGCGACCTACGGCGAGAACGCCCTGAAGTCGCGGCTGCGCGCCCACCCCGACGTCGCCGAGATCCACCACCCCGACCTCGTCGCCGCCCGCGCGGCTTCCGCGAGCGCGTAA
- a CDS encoding LLM class flavin-dependent oxidoreductase produces MQFGIMTVSDITEDPTTRQTPSEAERIQNTLTIAKHAEEVGLDVFALGEHHNPPFWSSSPTTTLAYIAAQTERLILTTSTTLITTNDPVKIAEDFAMLQHVSGGRADLMLGRGNTGPVYPWFGKDIRQGLPLTIENYNLLHRLWREDVVDWEGQFRTPLSGFTSTPRPLDGVPPFVWHGSIRTPEIAEQAAFYGNGFFANNIFWPKEHYQRLITLYRERFAHYGHGTPEQAIVGLGGQVFMSANSQDAVKQFRPYFDNAPVYGHGPSLEDFSEMTPLTVGSPQQVIDRYAAMRETFGDYQRQLFLIDHAGLPVKTVLEQLDILGAEVVPVLRKELQKNRPAEVPDAPTHANLVAKAYADGAPRQAVPKANRGDNLTDGSPYRDAPVAAGSAFGAAATRTGA; encoded by the coding sequence ATGCAGTTCGGCATCATGACGGTCAGCGACATCACGGAGGACCCGACCACTCGGCAGACGCCGAGCGAGGCCGAGCGCATCCAGAACACCCTCACCATCGCCAAGCACGCCGAAGAGGTCGGTCTCGACGTCTTCGCCCTCGGCGAGCACCACAACCCGCCCTTCTGGTCGTCGTCGCCCACGACGACGCTGGCGTACATCGCCGCTCAGACCGAGCGACTGATCCTCACGACCTCGACCACGCTCATCACCACGAACGACCCGGTGAAGATCGCCGAAGACTTCGCGATGCTGCAGCACGTCTCGGGCGGTCGCGCCGACCTCATGCTCGGGCGCGGCAACACCGGCCCGGTGTACCCGTGGTTCGGCAAGGACATCCGCCAGGGCCTGCCCCTGACGATCGAGAACTACAACCTCCTCCACCGCCTCTGGCGCGAGGACGTGGTCGATTGGGAGGGGCAGTTCCGCACCCCCCTGTCGGGCTTCACCTCGACGCCGCGCCCGCTCGACGGCGTGCCCCCGTTCGTGTGGCACGGCTCGATCCGCACCCCGGAGATCGCCGAGCAGGCCGCGTTCTACGGCAACGGCTTCTTCGCGAACAACATCTTCTGGCCCAAGGAGCACTACCAGCGCCTCATCACGCTGTACCGCGAGCGCTTCGCCCACTACGGACACGGCACGCCCGAGCAGGCGATCGTCGGACTCGGCGGTCAGGTCTTCATGAGCGCGAACTCGCAGGACGCCGTGAAGCAGTTCCGCCCCTACTTCGACAACGCGCCCGTCTACGGGCATGGCCCGAGTCTCGAGGACTTCTCGGAGATGACGCCGCTCACCGTGGGCTCGCCGCAGCAGGTCATCGACAGGTACGCCGCCATGCGCGAGACGTTCGGCGACTACCAGCGTCAGCTGTTCCTCATCGATCACGCCGGTCTCCCGGTGAAGACCGTGCTCGAGCAGCTCGACATCCTGGGTGCGGAGGTCGTGCCTGTGCTCCGCAAGGAGCTGCAGAAGAACCGGCCGGCCGAGGTGCCCGACGCGCCGACCCACGCCAACCTCGTCGCCAAGGCGTACGCCGACGGCGCGCCCCGCCAGGCGGTGCCGAAGGCCAACCGCGGTGACAACCTGACCGACGGCTCGCCCTACCGCGACGCCCCCGTCGCCGCCGGCAGCGCCTTCGGAGCCGCGGCCACGCGGACGGGTGCCTGA
- a CDS encoding CE1759 family FMN reductase, producing MSARRIAVVTAGLSNPSTTRMLGDRLADATVAALRAKSTASEPTGIAAEVDVFELRDYAHDITNNLLTGFAPPALEAMVNAVVSADAIIAVTPIFSTSYSGLFKSFVDVLDPDALTGVPVLLGANAGTARHSLAIDYSIRPLFTYLHANPVPTGVFAASSDWGANADGVAPLGARIDRGARELADAVAARMPVRDEDPYDPATYLGEGRSFGHLLGGLAGE from the coding sequence ATGAGCGCGCGCCGTATCGCGGTCGTGACCGCGGGGTTGTCGAACCCCTCGACGACCCGGATGCTGGGCGACCGCCTCGCCGACGCGACCGTGGCCGCCCTGCGTGCGAAGAGCACCGCGAGCGAGCCGACGGGGATCGCCGCGGAGGTCGACGTGTTCGAGCTGCGCGACTACGCGCACGACATCACGAACAACCTGCTGACGGGGTTCGCCCCGCCCGCGCTCGAGGCGATGGTCAACGCTGTCGTCTCGGCCGACGCCATCATCGCGGTCACGCCGATCTTCTCCACGAGCTACTCGGGGCTCTTCAAGTCGTTCGTCGACGTCCTCGACCCCGACGCTCTCACGGGCGTCCCCGTGCTGCTCGGTGCGAACGCGGGCACCGCCCGCCACTCGCTCGCGATCGATTATTCGATCCGGCCGCTCTTCACCTACCTGCACGCGAACCCGGTGCCCACCGGCGTCTTCGCCGCATCGAGCGACTGGGGCGCGAACGCCGACGGTGTCGCGCCGCTGGGCGCCCGCATTGATCGCGGGGCGCGCGAGCTCGCCGACGCGGTCGCCGCGCGCATGCCGGTGCGCGACGAGGATCCGTACGACCCCGCGACCTACCTCGGCGAGGGCCGATCGTTCGGACACCTGCTCGGCGGCCTCGCGGGGGAGTGA
- a CDS encoding DNA/RNA non-specific endonuclease, with product MDAAPSTDGYDPLFLGTTVPLPISSDPALALAYPRFSVVLDPSRRLARATAVNIDGARLREVARTGDWRLDPRAPDDAQTGPEVYSRNDLDRGHLVRRRDPGWGDVDEARRATEATFFYTNAAPQAAGFNQSKELWLGLEDHVLEHAEAQDVRLSVFTAPVLGDDDPPYRGIRVPLRFWKIAAWATGDADHPLAAAGFVLDQTDLVDTRQEARAVAPLGAFRTFQVPIADIAPASGLDLGPLIDADVLPREGVRPTPWREISTASDVSLG from the coding sequence ATGGATGCTGCGCCCTCGACCGACGGTTACGACCCCCTGTTCCTCGGCACCACCGTGCCGCTGCCGATTTCGTCCGATCCGGCGCTCGCGCTCGCCTACCCCCGGTTCAGCGTCGTCCTCGACCCGTCACGGCGCCTCGCGCGAGCAACCGCGGTGAACATCGACGGCGCTCGGCTGCGAGAGGTCGCGCGCACGGGCGACTGGCGGCTCGACCCCCGGGCACCCGACGACGCGCAGACCGGGCCGGAGGTCTACTCGCGCAACGACCTCGATCGCGGGCACCTCGTGAGACGCCGCGATCCGGGGTGGGGCGACGTCGACGAGGCACGGCGAGCGACCGAGGCGACCTTCTTCTACACGAACGCGGCGCCTCAGGCGGCAGGCTTCAACCAGTCGAAGGAGCTCTGGCTGGGGCTCGAAGACCACGTGCTCGAGCACGCCGAGGCGCAGGACGTGAGGCTCTCGGTGTTCACCGCCCCGGTGTTGGGCGACGACGATCCGCCCTACCGCGGCATCCGGGTTCCGCTGCGGTTCTGGAAGATCGCGGCCTGGGCGACCGGCGACGCCGACCACCCGCTCGCGGCCGCCGGGTTCGTGCTCGATCAGACCGATCTCGTCGACACCCGGCAGGAGGCACGGGCGGTGGCGCCGCTCGGCGCGTTCCGCACCTTCCAGGTGCCAATCGCCGACATCGCTCCGGCGAGCGGACTCGACCTCGGTCCTCTCATCGACGCTGACGTCCTTCCGCGCGAGGGAGTGCGTCCGACGCCGTGGCGAGAGATCTCCACGGCGTCGGACGTCTCACTGGGCTGA
- a CDS encoding fructosamine kinase family protein, translating into MSFVKERPGAPDGFFEAEAAGLAWLRAVDGGPRVVGVHDVAHDRISLERVAETRPDAATASAFGRALAVLHDAGAAAFGAPPDGWDGPVFIGSRRQPCHPSPAWGAFYAEQRVRPFLGPAVEAGNLSTADVDVVHRACDLIAAGAFDDADRPARLHGDLWAGNVLWARDGVVLIDPAAHGGHRETDLAMLALFGCPFLDRVLAAYDARHPLAPGWGDRVPLHQLHPLAVHAAGHGPAYGAALADAAERTLALV; encoded by the coding sequence GTGTCGTTCGTGAAGGAGCGCCCCGGCGCCCCGGACGGATTCTTCGAGGCCGAAGCCGCCGGGCTCGCCTGGCTGCGTGCCGTCGACGGCGGCCCCCGCGTGGTCGGCGTCCACGACGTCGCCCACGATCGCATCTCACTCGAGCGGGTCGCCGAAACCCGACCGGATGCGGCGACGGCGAGCGCATTTGGACGGGCGCTCGCCGTCCTGCACGACGCGGGGGCGGCGGCGTTCGGGGCACCGCCGGATGGGTGGGACGGTCCGGTCTTCATCGGCAGCCGGCGCCAGCCGTGCCACCCCAGCCCCGCGTGGGGCGCGTTCTACGCCGAGCAGCGCGTGCGTCCGTTCCTCGGCCCGGCGGTCGAGGCGGGCAACCTCTCGACGGCCGACGTCGACGTCGTCCATCGCGCGTGCGATCTGATCGCGGCCGGAGCGTTCGACGACGCCGACCGGCCCGCGCGGTTGCACGGCGACCTGTGGGCGGGCAACGTGCTGTGGGCGCGCGACGGTGTGGTCCTCATCGACCCGGCCGCGCACGGCGGTCATCGTGAGACCGATCTGGCGATGCTCGCCCTGTTCGGGTGCCCCTTCCTCGATCGCGTCCTCGCCGCATACGACGCGCGGCACCCGCTCGCGCCGGGGTGGGGCGACCGCGTGCCGCTGCATCAGCTGCATCCGCTCGCGGTGCACGCCGCCGGGCACGGGCCGGCGTACGGGGCCGCTCTCGCCGATGCCGCCGAGCGCACGCTCGCGCTCGTCTAG
- a CDS encoding DedA family protein encodes MIDEVLAQVASSPWALPLMFVLVLGDAFLVVIPGEAAVTAFGALAVSSGAPPLVAVIVVATAGALLGDVGCYLGGRWIGLERWGWMRRPRVQAAFSWARTRLDRRTALVLFTARFIPFARLAVNLTAGASRVPAPRYVAVAGLAALGWAAYQALIGAVVASVVPGGPIVAVVVSVVVAIGIGLAIDALLARRGRRTGML; translated from the coding sequence GTGATCGACGAGGTGCTGGCCCAGGTGGCCTCGAGCCCCTGGGCGCTTCCGCTGATGTTCGTGCTCGTGCTGGGCGATGCGTTCCTCGTCGTGATCCCCGGCGAAGCCGCGGTGACCGCCTTCGGGGCGCTCGCCGTCTCCAGCGGCGCTCCGCCCCTCGTCGCGGTCATCGTCGTCGCCACCGCCGGCGCCCTGCTCGGCGACGTCGGCTGCTATCTCGGGGGGCGGTGGATCGGACTGGAGCGGTGGGGATGGATGCGTCGGCCCCGCGTGCAGGCGGCGTTCTCGTGGGCGCGGACGCGCCTGGATCGGCGAACCGCCCTCGTGCTCTTCACCGCACGGTTCATCCCGTTCGCGCGCCTCGCGGTGAACCTGACGGCCGGCGCATCCCGCGTGCCGGCTCCTCGCTACGTGGCCGTCGCCGGACTCGCAGCGCTGGGATGGGCCGCGTACCAGGCGCTCATCGGAGCGGTCGTCGCCTCGGTCGTGCCCGGCGGGCCGATCGTCGCGGTCGTGGTCTCGGTCGTCGTCGCCATCGGCATCGGGCTGGCGATCGACGCGCTGCTCGCTCGGCGCGGGCGACGCACCGGCATGCTCTAG
- a CDS encoding glycosyltransferase, with protein sequence MRVALLAESFLPHMNGVTGSVLHVLRHLNAQGHETLVIAPRAGEVTTDLHGARTELLRSVPLPSYPEVRVVFARAARLTALLRSFQPDVVHLASPFVLGWQGIAAADALRIPTVAIYQTDVIAYAQKYGVSQATAFARSHVSRLHRRATLTLAPSSASTAQLEELGVDRIRRWGRGVDAVRFDPAHRNETWRRTVAPAGEAIIGYVGRLAPEKQVDDLRALADLPGTRLVVVGDGPSRSGLERMLPDAVFTGHLSGAELGEVMAGFDVFVHPGESETFGQTIQEALASGVPVVATGVGGPLDLVRSSIDGWLYRPGDLDDLRARVCDLVGDPAKRRAFARAARESVAGRTWDALGAQLVGHYREAIALRPMDDGLPARGRHRPVIAAPAVSRPWRRYVALGDSITEGLCDGSRMPDGEYRGWADRLASLLAASSDGVFRYANLAVRSRKMKDLVEEQLPRALTMRPDLVSILMGSNDLVGPKVDIPALVAQLEGAVREARGTGADVLLATVFLPRRRAAALFARRFATFNSELRRIAAETGAILLDLEATPALGELPLWSDDRVHLRPAGHRLVAYRAADVLGVPDAEALSDLDEAFHSDEMPMPGSWLRRDALPWVWRRLHGRTAGDGRIAKHLTYVELPGRGRRKRVSST encoded by the coding sequence GTGAGAGTCGCGCTGCTCGCCGAATCCTTCCTCCCGCACATGAACGGGGTCACAGGCTCCGTCCTCCACGTTCTCCGGCATCTCAACGCGCAGGGCCACGAGACGCTCGTCATCGCCCCGCGTGCGGGGGAGGTGACGACCGACCTCCATGGCGCCCGCACCGAGCTGCTGCGCTCCGTGCCGCTCCCGTCGTATCCCGAGGTGCGGGTCGTGTTCGCCCGCGCGGCTCGGCTCACCGCGCTGCTGCGCAGCTTCCAGCCCGACGTGGTGCACCTCGCCTCGCCGTTCGTGCTCGGTTGGCAGGGGATCGCCGCGGCGGATGCGCTCCGCATCCCTACTGTGGCGATCTACCAGACCGACGTCATCGCCTACGCGCAGAAGTACGGGGTCTCGCAGGCCACCGCGTTCGCCCGTTCGCACGTCTCGCGCCTGCACCGGCGCGCCACCCTGACGCTCGCGCCCTCTTCCGCGTCGACCGCTCAGCTCGAGGAGCTCGGGGTCGACCGCATCCGTCGATGGGGCAGAGGCGTCGATGCGGTGCGTTTCGATCCGGCCCACCGCAACGAGACCTGGCGTCGCACCGTCGCTCCGGCGGGCGAGGCGATCATCGGCTATGTCGGGCGCCTCGCCCCTGAGAAGCAGGTCGACGATCTTCGGGCGCTCGCCGACCTGCCGGGCACCCGTCTGGTCGTCGTCGGCGACGGTCCGTCGCGCTCGGGACTCGAGCGGATGCTGCCGGACGCCGTGTTTACCGGACACCTGTCGGGCGCGGAGCTCGGCGAGGTGATGGCCGGATTCGACGTGTTCGTGCACCCGGGCGAGAGCGAGACGTTCGGGCAGACCATCCAGGAGGCGCTCGCCAGCGGTGTCCCCGTCGTCGCGACCGGAGTGGGCGGTCCGCTCGACCTCGTGCGCAGCAGCATCGACGGCTGGCTCTACCGACCCGGCGACCTCGACGACCTGCGTGCGCGCGTCTGCGACCTCGTGGGCGACCCCGCGAAGCGTCGCGCGTTCGCCCGGGCAGCGCGCGAGAGCGTCGCCGGTCGTACGTGGGATGCCCTGGGCGCGCAGCTCGTCGGGCACTACCGGGAGGCGATCGCGCTCCGACCCATGGACGACGGCCTGCCTGCCCGAGGCCGCCATCGACCGGTGATCGCCGCACCCGCGGTCTCGCGGCCGTGGCGGCGATACGTCGCGCTGGGCGACTCGATCACGGAGGGGCTGTGCGACGGGTCGCGCATGCCCGACGGCGAGTACCGCGGGTGGGCCGACCGGCTCGCGTCGCTGCTCGCGGCATCCAGCGACGGGGTGTTCCGGTATGCGAACCTCGCCGTCCGCAGCCGCAAGATGAAAGACCTCGTCGAGGAGCAGCTGCCCCGCGCGCTGACGATGCGCCCCGACCTCGTCTCGATCCTCATGGGGTCGAACGACCTCGTCGGACCGAAGGTCGACATCCCCGCGCTCGTGGCGCAGCTGGAGGGGGCCGTGCGCGAGGCGCGGGGGACGGGCGCAGACGTGCTCCTGGCGACCGTGTTCCTCCCCCGACGCCGCGCGGCCGCGCTCTTCGCGCGGCGATTCGCGACCTTCAACTCCGAACTGCGTCGGATCGCGGCGGAGACCGGCGCGATCCTGCTCGACCTGGAGGCGACGCCGGCGCTGGGTGAGCTCCCCCTCTGGTCGGACGACCGGGTGCACCTGCGCCCGGCGGGGCACCGCCTCGTCGCCTACCGCGCGGCCGACGTGCTGGGGGTACCCGACGCCGAGGCGCTCAGCGACCTCGACGAGGCGTTCCACTCCGACGAGATGCCTATGCCCGGGTCGTGGCTGCGCCGCGATGCGCTGCCGTGGGTCTGGCGGCGGCTGCACGGGCGCACGGCCGGCGACGGACGCATCGCGAAACACCTGACCTACGTCGAGCTTCCCGGGCGCGGGCGGCGCAAGCGGGTATCGAGCACCTGA
- a CDS encoding DUF5302 domain-containing protein, translated as MSTEEKPAGAASDDMKRKFREALEKKNAHQRSGEAHLDGDSAVHSTKGPASGNRDFSRRKSG; from the coding sequence ATGAGTACCGAGGAAAAGCCCGCAGGCGCAGCATCCGATGACATGAAGCGCAAGTTCCGCGAGGCTCTCGAGAAGAAGAACGCCCACCAGCGTTCGGGCGAAGCCCACCTCGACGGAGACTCGGCGGTGCACTCCACCAAGGGTCCGGCCAGCGGCAACCGCGATTTCAGCCGCCGCAAGAGCGGCTGA
- a CDS encoding polyribonucleotide nucleotidyltransferase encodes MEGPEITAAEAVLDNGRFGTRTVRFETGRLAQQAQGAVAAYLDEETMLLSATSAGKHPREGFDFFPLTVDVEERSYAAGKIPGSFFRREGRPSTEAILVCRLIDRPLRPSFVSGLRNEVQIVVTVLSIAPGEFYDALAINAASLSTQISGLPFSGPIAGVRLALIPGAGETADQWIAFPTVSQLEEAVFDLIVAGRVITDANGNEDVAIMMVEAEATEGSWNLIKGGAVKPNEQVVAEGLEAAKPFLKQLVDAQNVVANTAAKEIQSFPVFPAYSQETYDFVAGRAYDKLVPIYQIADKQQRQNADDELKAAVKAELVAAVEAGELPAVATLEFSAAYKSVTKIIVRGRILSEGVRMDGRGLADIRPLDAEVQVIPRVHGSAIFQRGETQILGVTTLNMLKMEQQIDSLSPITRKRYMHHYNFPPYSTGETGRVGSPKRREIGHGFLAERALVPVLPARDEFPYAIRQVSEALGSNGSTSMGSVCASTLSLLNAGVPLRAPVAGIAMGLVTDEVDGQTRYAALTDILGAEDALGDMDFKVAGTSEFITAIQLDTKLDGIPSSVLAAALTQAKEARLTILGVLNAAIDAPDEMAPTAPRVISVQIPVDKIGELIGPKGKTINAIQDETGADISIEEDGTVYIGAVDGPSAEAARAQVNAIANPTNPEVGEQFLGTVVKIATFGAFVSLLPGKDGLLHVSEVRKLAGGKRVENVDDVLSVGQKLLVRITKIDDRGKLSLEPVTDDQEAADQEGSAAASEGPEAPAEG; translated from the coding sequence TTGGAAGGTCCTGAAATCACCGCCGCTGAAGCCGTTCTCGACAACGGCCGTTTCGGCACCCGCACCGTTCGCTTCGAAACCGGTCGTCTCGCGCAGCAGGCGCAGGGCGCGGTCGCCGCGTACCTCGACGAGGAGACGATGCTCCTCTCGGCCACCAGCGCCGGCAAGCACCCGCGTGAAGGCTTCGACTTCTTCCCGCTGACCGTCGACGTCGAAGAGCGCTCGTACGCCGCGGGCAAGATCCCCGGCTCGTTCTTCCGTCGCGAGGGCCGCCCCTCGACCGAGGCCATCCTCGTCTGCCGTCTGATCGACCGGCCGCTGCGCCCGTCGTTCGTCTCCGGCCTCCGCAACGAGGTCCAGATCGTCGTCACCGTGCTCTCGATCGCACCGGGCGAGTTCTACGACGCGCTCGCGATCAACGCCGCATCCCTCTCGACGCAGATCTCGGGTCTGCCGTTCTCGGGTCCGATCGCCGGTGTGCGCCTCGCGCTCATCCCCGGTGCCGGTGAGACCGCCGACCAGTGGATCGCCTTCCCGACCGTGTCGCAGCTCGAGGAGGCCGTGTTCGACCTCATCGTGGCCGGCCGCGTCATCACCGACGCCAACGGCAACGAAGACGTCGCGATCATGATGGTCGAAGCGGAAGCCACCGAGGGCAGCTGGAACCTCATCAAGGGCGGCGCCGTCAAGCCCAACGAGCAGGTCGTCGCCGAGGGTCTCGAGGCCGCGAAGCCGTTCCTGAAGCAGCTCGTGGACGCGCAGAACGTCGTCGCGAACACCGCTGCCAAGGAGATCCAGTCGTTCCCCGTCTTCCCGGCCTACAGCCAGGAGACCTACGACTTCGTCGCCGGCCGTGCCTACGACAAGCTCGTCCCGATCTACCAGATCGCCGACAAGCAGCAGCGTCAGAACGCCGATGACGAGCTCAAGGCAGCCGTCAAGGCCGAGCTGGTCGCCGCCGTCGAGGCGGGCGAGCTCCCCGCCGTCGCGACGCTGGAGTTCTCGGCCGCGTACAAGTCGGTCACCAAGATCATCGTGCGCGGACGCATCCTGTCCGAGGGTGTCCGCATGGACGGCCGCGGCCTCGCCGACATCCGCCCGCTCGACGCCGAGGTGCAGGTCATCCCGCGCGTCCACGGTTCGGCGATCTTCCAGCGCGGCGAGACCCAGATCCTGGGCGTCACCACGCTGAACATGCTCAAGATGGAGCAGCAGATCGACTCGCTGTCGCCGATCACGCGCAAGCGCTACATGCACCACTACAACTTCCCGCCGTACTCGACCGGTGAGACCGGTCGTGTGGGAAGCCCGAAGCGTCGCGAGATCGGGCACGGCTTCCTCGCCGAGCGCGCGCTCGTTCCGGTTCTGCCGGCGCGCGACGAGTTCCCCTACGCCATCCGCCAGGTGTCCGAGGCTCTCGGCTCCAACGGTTCGACGTCGATGGGATCCGTCTGCGCCTCGACCCTGTCGCTCCTGAACGCCGGTGTGCCGCTGCGCGCGCCGGTCGCCGGCATCGCGATGGGTCTCGTCACCGACGAGGTCGACGGTCAGACCCGCTACGCCGCCCTGACCGACATCCTCGGTGCGGAAGACGCGCTCGGCGACATGGACTTCAAGGTCGCCGGCACGAGCGAGTTCATCACGGCCATCCAGCTCGACACGAAGCTCGACGGCATCCCGTCGTCGGTGCTCGCGGCCGCGCTGACCCAGGCCAAGGAAGCCCGCCTGACGATCCTCGGTGTGCTCAACGCCGCGATCGACGCGCCCGACGAGATGGCGCCCACCGCGCCCCGCGTCATCAGCGTGCAGATCCCGGTCGACAAGATCGGCGAGCTCATCGGCCCCAAGGGCAAGACGATCAACGCGATCCAGGACGAGACCGGTGCCGACATCTCCATCGAGGAGGACGGCACGGTCTACATCGGTGCCGTCGACGGTCCGTCGGCCGAGGCCGCCCGTGCCCAGGTCAACGCGATCGCGAACCCGACCAACCCCGAGGTCGGCGAGCAGTTCCTCGGAACCGTCGTCAAGATCGCGACGTTCGGTGCGTTCGTCTCCCTGCTCCCGGGCAAGGACGGCCTGCTCCACGTCAGCGAGGTGCGCAAGCTCGCCGGTGGCAAGCGTGTCGAGAACGTCGACGACGTGCTCTCGGTCGGCCAGAAGCTCCTCGTGCGCATCACGAAGATCGACGACCGCGGCAAGCTGTCGCTCGAGCCCGTGACGGACGACCAGGAGGCCGCCGACCAGGAGGGCTCCGCAGCTGCGAGCGAGGGCCCCGAGGCTCCCGCCGAGGGTTGA